Proteins encoded in a region of the Ziziphus jujuba cultivar Dongzao chromosome 3, ASM3175591v1 genome:
- the LOC132803285 gene encoding uncharacterized protein LOC132803285: MYEMLVGYPPFYSDDPMSTCRNIVNWRTHLKFPEKANLSSEAKYLITRLLCNVNQRLGSKGADEIKEHGWFEGIEWDKLYLMEAAFIPEVNDELDTQNFEKFEESDSQTHTSSKSGPWRKASQEIASANAELRAASSNAKTEHFQQQPEA; encoded by the exons ATGTATGAAATGCTTGTGGGTTACCCACCTTTCTACTCTGATGATCCAATGTCGACCTGTAGGAAC ATAGTGAATTGGAGAACTCACTTGAAGTTTCCTGAAAAAGCAAACCTATCTTCAGAGGCAAAATATCTTATTACAAGACTCTTATGTAATGTCAACCAGAGGCTGGGATCAAAAGGCGCAGATGAAATAAAG GAACATGGTTGGTTTGAAGGTATTGAGTGGGACAAGCTCTATCTGATGGAAGCTGCATTTATACCTGAGGTCAATGACGAATTGGAtactcaaaattttgaaaagtttgaaGAG TCTGACAGTCAAACTCACACTTCGTCTAAAAGCGGTCCTTGGAGAAAG GCATCCCAAGAGATTGCATCAGCAAATGCCGAACTCAGAGCTGCCAGTTCAAATGCAAAG ACTGAACACTTCCAACAGCAGCCAGAAGCTTAG